In Vespa velutina chromosome 14, iVesVel2.1, whole genome shotgun sequence, one DNA window encodes the following:
- the LOC124954090 gene encoding protein still life, isoform SIF type 1 isoform X5 produces the protein MGNKLSCSCAPLIRKAYRYEDSPWQTGARGGIGGGGGRRGDTGHLLRCGSLRERKRLWAEVFHVSASGAGTVKWQQVSEDLVPVNITCIQDSPECVFHITAYNSQVDKILDVRLVQPGTRIGQASDCFVYWKDTMTNDTWGLNFTSPIDAKQFRECCSPSFKISRKASSSYSLKLEPPNKQKIKTRRKPVSTPASPSRSREPQCTCMPPEQFARLRNQDARYRGSCSASTLPRTMVRSTEIEPGREKITAATSSASLYDNVNNANATPGKTAKGSETSKPKEKQNETCQTTPKTANVGIGTVTVGSQIDSPEEKGSTISPKKSQKSQDTSTQQNGSETLKSEGTQAGGTLQNKTLRKEQLHHTKSADYTEMEMQNGNIFNIVNNNNTGRKLKSKSTDDMRIENAQNGGISLDSNTLKRMLKPMSSIDSPVTSPEMTRKRHSHHSYHYHPSNNNQKYVMQEAENENYSHPYRAPYNNKFQASRSVHDMGQQYPGGRGRTYLDSEHNRCTGDMSPPSDNVIFDNQCYATTPSSSNGNSDMEQPNHCNSRRCNIGQTYQQQNMQSVSTPGSPTSRLLLEYERHLRNTLAKGMDAESYSLRTFEALLTQSMENLELAENIPLNVQRTPHVSRRRLSSNKSSTLPLSYRYCNERQNSKDRDGYYSDRNEIIREKREREVDRDRGYLSDYNSRGTFDRQDSVRSDYMSDRDGRYGIVQQASLESTDSRLCYLTSSEMSDDDRMSLTTAVSDDDDGESVINSPYRGKQTGTAAASFNCTGAVRKAGFLSVKKWLLRKKHQIELARKRGWKGYWVCLKGTTLLFYPCDSQESRAMEAAPKHLIIVDGAIMQPIPEHPKRDYIFCLSTAFGDAYLFQAPCQVELENWVNSIHSACAAAFARHRGKTGTLHLLQEEIFRLEKAIESDHKMKHMADLQQSVVSDVETKQQINNQIVQWEENLERLHCEQFRLRCYMASLQSGELPNPKSLLTHVSRATKQTLNKLGVFTVSSFHAFICARSPSLLNNLLAGRGATKRRPPLLSRSNSGSSRRSLQISSRDEEKTVKVSVPDNQLVSVFLRDAMTVEEFLASACNRKNLNPMEHFVRVKKRRDMEDHNYFVPHRTDLIETYLHTHEIVEVCAKILYQVELQRNTLEQMWGFSVEAELIENSDRQDELCCYVSRVEDKSVAMQNGIIKGDEIMVINGAIVSDLDMMYLESVLQEEVGLCMMMRSSRTEPPDLTGIMRVTDDIIESLVCPPPPSDPPVISEEMISGLIVPAPGWSKESLMQECTTTSHIENGKQTSRTNSFEIENLLKTAEQVTGICRSPGETRKSSPTGSVVSTHSQALTPSRQLSDAEKLKKVILELIETERTYVKNLNNLLENYLEPLKRETFLSNAEINALFGNIQEIVTFQRQFLQNLDHAIEMETDFNSFDHPSQFKGVLFSIGSAFLYYVNHFKLYSSFCASHSKAQKVLHPNEGNQALQEFLQARNPRQQHSSTLESYLIKPIQRILKYPLLLQQLRNLTDERSEEHQHLIEALKGMEKVAEHINEMQRIHEEYGAIFDHLFRQHQKSCKQPIDLSPGDLLYYGGVEWLNISDFLGKIKKGLELHAMCFVFKSAVVFLCKERLRQKKKLMGVSTKANSSEVEIIRYQVLIPVTEVQVRASSAKDMESHFLWELIHLRSQLQRRSEKVYVLSNSTTEFRNAFLKTIRQIIRESVRNMSIPSTKQNLNQPPITIAPRMSTGHVEKFEKQAAQVQGQNGNGNTIVATGTLSKKAIKQQLLSNSHNAKRKYSHSKQSVEHESSEDKDMEETAISQQQIIFRTRSKTISDTSGEVKVEMDSGTKSEGEEDSQAFLGEKKTNLGRTPNHLTLSTTSTISAGSTGSQARLIQSSHQPENYQPIAVKELGSPIWKPRELPSLGEATTLPRKGKSAGEFTDMTSSHSASRKSLIEISNCAQQSNFNNHV, from the exons ATGGGCAACAAGCTGTCCTGCAGTTGCGCTCCTCTTATCAGAAAGGCATATCGTTACGAGGATTCCCCATGGCAGACCGGAGCCAGGGGTGGAATCGGCGGCGGTGGAGGGCGCAGGGGTGATACTGGCCACTTGCTCAGGTGCGGAAGCttaagagagaggaagag GCTATGGGCCGAAGTTTTCCATGTGAGTGCCAGCGGAGCCGGGACTGTTAAATGGCAGCAGGTCTCGGAGGATCTAGTTCCTGTTAACATCACTTGTATCCAAGATTCGCCGGAATGTGTTTTCCACATAACGGCATACAACAGTCAGGTCGATAAGATTTTAGACGTGCGGTTGGTACAACCAG GTACGAGGATCGGTCAAGCGTCAGACTGTTTTGTTTATTGGAAGGATACTATGACAAACGATACATGGGGCTTGAATTTTACTTCCCCCATAGACGCTAAACAATTTAGAGAATGTTGC TCACCATCGTTCAAGATTTCAAGGAAAGCGTCCTCTTCTTACTCGTTGAAGCTCGAACCACCGAACAAGCAGAAAATCAAGACGCGTCGAAAGCCAGTCTCTACTCCTGCATCGCCTAGCAGATCCAGAGAACCTCAGTGCACGTGTATGCCCCCGGAACAATTTGCCAGATTACGAAATCAAGACGCCAGATATCGAGGTTCCTGTA GTGCTTCGACGCTTCCAAGAACCATGGTACGATCAACGGAAATAGAACCAGGCCGTGAGAAAATAACGGCGGCCACATCGAGCGCGTCGTTGTACGATAATGTTAACAACGCGAATGCAACGCCAGGAAAAACGGCCAAGGGTAGCGAGACGAGTAAGCCGAAGGAGAAACAGAATGAGACGTGTCAGACAACACCAAAGACCGCGAACGTTGGCATTGGAACGGTTACTGTTGGATCGCAG ATCGACAGTCCGGAAGAAAAAGGTTCGACGATTTCACCAAAGAAGTCACAAAAAAGTCAAGACACATCCACTCAACAGAACGGTAGTGAAACTTTGAAATCTGAAGGGACGCAAGCAGGTGGTACGCTTCAAAATAAAACCTTACGAAAGGAGCAGCTTCATCACACGAAGTCGGCCGATTACACAGAAATGGAGATGCAGAACGGTAACATCTTCAATATCGTGAATAACAACAACACCGGACGAAAATTAAAGAGCAAGAGCACTGACGATATGAGAATCGAGAACGCACAGAATGGCGGAATCAGTTTAGATTCTAATACGCTGAAGAGAATGTTGAAACCAATGTCGAGCATCGATAGTCCCGTGACGTCACCCGAAATgacgagaaagagacataGTCATCATAGCTATCATTATCACCcgagtaataataatcagaaGTATGTTATGCAGGAGGCAGAAAACGAGAATTATTCGCATCCTTATCGTGCGCCATATAACAACAAGTTTCAAGCTTCTAGAAGTGTTCACGACATGGGTCAACAATATCCTG GCGGCAGAGGCAGGACGTACTTAGATTCGGAACATAATCGGTGCACAGGTGATATGTCCCCGCCTTCGGATAACGTCATTTTCGATAATCAATGTTACGCGACAACACCGAGTTCTTCCAATGGTAACTCGGACATGGAACAACCGAATCATTGCAACTCTCGTCGTTGCAACATCGGCCAGACATATCAACAGCAAAATATGCAGTCGGTTTCGACACCTGGGAGCCCTACCAGCAGGCTTCTTTTAGAATACGAAAGACATCTGAGAAATACTCTGGCCAAGGGCATGGATGCTGAAAGTTATAGCTTGCGTACATTTGAGGCTTTGCTGACTCAGAGTATGGAGAACCTGG AATTGGCTGAGAACATCCCTTTGAACGTTCAACGCACACCGCACGTTTCGCGAAGAC GATTGAGTTCGAACAAATCATCGACGTTACCGCTGTCGTATCGTTATTGTAACGAGAGACAAAACAGCAAAGATCGGGACGGCTATTACAGCGATCGAAACGAGATaataagggaaaagagagaacgagaggtGGATCGTGATCGCGGCTACCTCAGCGATTACAATTCTCG AGGTACTTTTGACAGACAGGACAGCGTTCGTTCCGATTATATGTCCGATAGAGATGGTAGATATGGAATCGTTCAACAAGCATCCTTGGAGAGCACGGACTCGAGGCTTTGTTACTTGACGTCTTCGGAG atGTCGGACGACGACAGAATGTCTCTTACGACCGCGGtcagcgacgacgacgatggtgaAAGTGTCATAAATTCGCCCTATCGAGGAAAACAAACTGGAACTGCTGCGGCTTCATTCAATTGCACCGGTGCAGTTAGGAAAgcagg TTTCCTCAGCGTGAAGAAATGGTTATTACGTAAGAAGCATCAAATTGAGCTTGCAAGGAAAAGAGGCTGGAAGGGTTACTGGGTCTGTCTGAAAGGGACCACGCTTCTTTTCTACCCTTGTGATTCGCAAGAAAGTAGAGCCATGGAAGCGGCACCTAAGCATTTAATTATCGTCGATGGTGCTATTATGCAGCCAATTCCGGAGCACCCAAAGAGAGACTACATATTTTGCCTGAGCACCGCTTTCGGCGATGCTTATCTTTTTCAG GCGCCGTGTCAAGTAGAACTCGAAAACTGGGTGAATAGCATACATTCTGCCTGTGCAGCCGCATTCGCTCGTCATCGTGGTAAGACCGGGACTTTACATCTTCTGCAGGAGGAGATCTTTCGTTTGGAAAAGGCGATAGAATCG GATCATAAGATGAAACATATGGCCGATCTTCAGCAATCCGTCGTGTCCGACGTCGAGACGAAGCAACAAATCAACAATCAAATAGTACAGTGGGAAGAAAATCTGGAACGTCTTCATTGCGAGCAATTCCGTTTGAGATGTTATATGGCCAGTTTGCAGAGCGGGGAATTACCTAATCCGAAG AGTCTACTGACACACGTATCTCGCGCGACGAAGCAGACGTTGAACAAATTGGGTGTCTTCACCGTATCGTCCTTCCATGCATTCATTTGCGCACGAAGTCCCTCATTATTGAACAATTTGTTAGCCGGCCGTGGCGCTACCAAGAGAAGACCACCACTTTTATCTAGGTCGAACAGCGGATCTAGTCGAAGGTCACTCCAAATATCCTCtagagacgaagagaagacTGTTAAAGTATCCGTGCCGGATAATCAG CTTGTTTCGGTTTTTCTACGCGATGCTATGACGGTAGAAGAATTTTTAGCGAGTGCCTGTAACAGAAAGAATCTCAATCCGATGGAACACTTTGTACGGGTGAAGAAACGACGTGACATGGAGGACCACAATTATTTTGTACCACATAGAACCGATCTGATCGAAACTTAT TTACATACGCACGAGATCGTCGAGGTCTGCGCAAAGATCTTGTATCAGGTGGAATTGCAAAGGAACACCTTGGAACAAATGTGGGGCTTCTCCGTGGAGGCCGAACTCATCGAAAATTCTGATCGACAGGACGAGCTTTGCTGTTACGTTAGCAGAGTCGAAGATAAAAGTGTGGCTATGCAGAACG GCATTATTAAGGGCGATGAGATAATGGTGATCAACGGTGCAATAGTAAGTGACTTGGACATGATGTATTTGGAAAGCGTTCTCCAAGAAGAAGTCGGTCTCTGTATGATGATGAGATCTTCGAGAACCGAACCACCGGATCTTACCGGCATCATGAGAGTCACCGACGATATCATCGAAAGCCTGGTTTGTCCTCCTCCACCATCCGATCCACCAGTCATAAGCGAGGAAATGATATCCGGCCTGATAGTACCAGCTCCCGGATGGA GCAAAGAAAGTCTCATGCAAGAGTGTACGACGACCTCGCACATAGAAAATGGCAAGCAAACGTCAAGAACGAATTCATTCGAGATtgagaatttattaaaaacggCGGAACAAGTAACGGGTATTTGCCGATCGCCCGGTGAGACCAGAAAGTCGAGTCCCACCGGAAGCGTCGTGAGTACGCATTCGCAAGCATTAACACCGAGTAGGCAGCTGAGCGACGCTGAAAAACTAAAGAAAGTGATATTAGAACTGATCGAGACTGAACGAACTTACGTAAAG aatttaaacaatttgcTGGAAAACTATTTAGAGCCCCTTAAACGCGAGACCTTCCTATCGAACGCCGAGATAAATGCACTTTTTGGAAATATCCAGGAGATAGTCACGTTTCAACGGCAGTTCCTCCAAAATCTTGATCACGCAATTGAGATGGAGACGGACTTTAACAGCTTTGATCATCCTAGTCAATTTAAG GGTGTTCTGTTTTCCATTGGAAGTGCCTTCTTATATTACGTAAATCACTTCAAGCTATACAGCTCGTTTTGCGCCAGCCATTCGAAGGCCCAAAAAGTTTTACATCCAA ACGAAGGAAATCAAGCTTTACAAGAGTTTTTGCAAGCGAGAAATCCGCGTCAGCAGCACTCTTCGACATTGGAATCGTACTTGATAAAGCCCATTCAAAGAATACTCAAATATCCGTTGCTTTTGCAACAACTTAGAAATCTCACAGACGAGCGAAGCGAAGAGCATCAACATTTGATAG AGGCCCTTAAAGGTATGGAGAAAGTGGCGGAGCACATTAACGAAATGCAAAGGATTCACGAGGAATATGGAGCTATTTTCGATCATCTCTTCAGGCAACATCAAAAATCTTGCAAACAg CCAATTGATTTGAGCCCTGGAGATCTTTTGTATTATGGCGGTGTCGAGTGGTTAAACATTTCGGACTTTCttggaaagataaagaaaggctTGGAATTGCACGCCATGTGTTTCGTTTTCAAATCCGCTGTCGTGTTCCTGTGTAAGGAGAGAttaagacaaaagaaaaagctcaTG GGAGTTTCCACGAAAGCGAATTCCAGCGAGGTGGAAATAATTCGTTATCAAGTTTTGATTCCCGTTACCGAAGTTCAAGTAAGAGCTAGTTCAGCTAAAGATATGGAATCGCATTTCCTATGGGAGTTGATACATCTCAGAAGTCAATTACAGAGAAGATCGGAAAAAGTATATGTACTTTCCAATAG TACGACGGAATTTAGAAATGCGTTCCTAAAGACAATTCGACAAATCATACGAGAATCGGTCCGAAATATGAGCATTCCTTCGACGAAACAAAATCTAAATCAACCACCGATTACGATCGCACCTCGAATGTCGACTGGCCAcgtagaaaaatttgaaaagcaAGCGGCTCAGGTGCAAGGTCAAAATGGCAATGGTAACACGATAGTAGCTACGGGAACGTTGTCGAAAAAAGCTATAAAACAGCAATTGTTAAGCAATTCGCACAATGCCAAGCGAAAGTACAGTCATTCTAAGCAATCGGTGGAGCATGAAAGTTCGGAAGATAAAGATATGGAGGAAACAGCTATAAGTCAACAGCAGATAATCTTTCGTACGAGAAGCAAGACCATAAGCGATACTTCAG GCGAAGTAAAAGTTGAAATGGACTCGGGGACGAAGTCAGAAGGAGAGGAGGACTCTCAAGCTTTTTTAGGCGAGAAGAAGACTAATCTGGGCCGTACACCAAATCATTTAACATTGAGCACTACTTCGACCATTTCCGCAGGTAGTACTGGCAGCCAAGCCAGGCTCATTCAGTCTTCTCATCAGCCAGAGAATTATCAACCCATTGCAGTAAAAGAGCTTG GTTCGCCAATTTGGAAGCCCCGAGAATTACCGTCGCTCGGGGAGGCGACGACGTTACCAAGAAAGGGTAAGTCGGCCGGCGAGTTCACGGACATGACCTCGAGCCACAGCGCCTCACGGAAATCTCTCATAGAGATCAGCAATTGTGCTCAACaatctaattttaataatcacgTTTAA